A genomic region of Stegostoma tigrinum isolate sSteTig4 chromosome 13, sSteTig4.hap1, whole genome shotgun sequence contains the following coding sequences:
- the LOC125458336 gene encoding myozenin-2 has protein sequence MSYAALIKEKKQMASAIAQEAHGEMEEVPHLDLGKKVSVPQDVMMEELSLLANKGSKMFHMRQKRVDKFTVEGTPGTQVNVNGTVPQERTKENYRSEIYITKPGSKEAGPAVAPKPFGKLSAAKNIKIVLNPGILAPGYSGPLKEIPPEKFNITAVPKSYQSPWTEALMDQPDLLESTINQLPEAPVKAQSQTYRCFNRAPTPFGVPGSHRRLLEPSRFEAMEIQEEPEVSVEVERFANRPSFNRLARGWTGAPLPESADL, from the exons AAGTGCCTCACCTGGATCTGGGGAAGAAGGTCAGTGTTCCTCAGGATGTGATGATGGAAGAACTCTCGCTACTTGCCAACAAAGGCTCAAAGATGTTCCACATGCGACAGAAGAGAGTTGATAAGTTCACAGTGGAAGGGACCCCGGGCACTCAGGTG AATGTTAATGGGACAGTCCCTCAGGAGAGGACAAAGGAGAACTACAGATCAGAAATCTACATCACAAAACCTGGCTCGAAAGAGGCTGGACCAGCTGTGGCCCCAAAACCATTCGGCAAACTGTCTGCAGCTAAGAATATCAAGATCGTTCTGAACCCTGGCATCCTCGCCCCAG GTTATTCCGGGCCTTTGAAGGAAATTCCACCTGAGAAATTCAACATCACAGCTGTTCCTAAGTCATACCAGTCACCCTGGACTGAAGCATTGATGGATCAACCTGATCTACTGGAATCCACGATTAACCAGCTTCCAGAGGCCCCGGTTAAAGCCCAATCACAGACTTACAGGTGCTTCAACAG AGCTCCCACTCCCTTCGGCGTTCCTGGTAGTCACAGGAGGTTGCTCGAGCCATCGAGATTCGAAGCCATGGAGATCCAGGAGGAGCCAGAAGTCTCGGTGGAAGTGGAGCGCTTCGCGAACAGACCCAGCTTCAACAGGCTGGCCCGGGGCTGGACCGGAGCCCCGCTCCCTGAATCCGCAGATCTGTGA